In a genomic window of Hippoglossus stenolepis isolate QCI-W04-F060 chromosome 15, HSTE1.2, whole genome shotgun sequence:
- the flrt1a gene encoding leucine-rich repeat transmembrane protein FLRT1: MFTIMAPARTARLCARLFLLFLCLTLHAGMLQFTTATIQGYIGDRDICPSVCRCDEDFIYCNDRGLNSIPSLPPSASVLYLQNNHINNPGLPTSLEHQLAIRVVYLYDNELDEFPLHLPPSVRELHLQDNNIRTIPRSALARMPLLEKLHLDDNSISTVSIEDQAFADNPRLRLLFLSRNHLSSIPSGLPASLEELRLDDNRISTIPTHAFRGLTSLRCLVLDGNLLANQRIADDTFSRLSNLTELSLVRNSLQTPPVNLPSAHLQRLSLQENALTHMPRGSLDGMHRLQRLDLSGNNLTTLPKGLFKDLDSLGQLLVRGNPWHCGCNLRWLYDWLHARGNTITVRGLTCHGPDRVRDMAMIDLTSEMDECEVVRTAGTRDRVGGVGVDSSTTNTPPQGSLFTLRSKRPGLGLPDSGLDYTLSSSGVGKSLALNVKPLSHNSVRVTWSVAQPSSSFRLSWLRQGTGNAMGSITETLVRGDRREYLLTSLQPHSSYIICMVPLPASSESKGAISGDADSDEALVCAKAETSDQSPLEEEEDKDSKQMTTLPLAGIIGGASAIVSLALILGIFCWYGHRSGKLCSRDHYTRNSSRKSKTYDDYIESGTKKDTTILEIRGPGFQMTPLAACQPMQPKPLREDYIVHTIFPSNGTGLYKGDNHVSNAGHGTNRGYREGGIPDIDYCYT; encoded by the coding sequence ATGTTTACTATAATGGCACCTGCAAGAACGGCCAGACTGTGTGCTCGGCTCTTCCTGCTGTTTCTTTGCTTGACACTACATGCCGGCATGCTTCAGTTCACTACAGCTACGATACAAGGATACATTGGAGACAGGGATATATGCCCATCTGTATGCAGGTGCGATGAGGACTTCATCTACTGCAATGATCGTGGCCTGAATTCAATTCCGTCACTGCCACCATCTGCATCCGTCCTCTACCTTCAGAACAACCACATAAACAACCCAGGCTTGCCCACCTCCTTGGAGCACCAACTTGCTATCCGAGTGGTCTACCTCTATGATAATGAACTGGATGAGTTCCCTCTACATCTGCCACCATCCGTGCGTGAACTGCATTTGCAGGACAACAACATCCGCACTATTCCTCGGAGTGCACTAGCTCGGATGCCTTTGTTGGAGAAGCTCCACTTGGATGACAACTCTATTTCCACTGTCAGTATTGAAGATCAGGCCTTTGCTGACAACCCACGGCTGCGCTTGCTTTTCCTTTCACGCAACCATCTGTCTAGTATCCCCTCAGGACTGCCTGCTTCTCTGGAAGAACTACGTTTGGATGACAACCGAATCTCCACAATCCCAACCCATGCCTTCCGAGGACTCACCTCACTTAGATGTCTTGTCCTGGACGGGAACCTTTTGGCAAACCAGCGTATAGCTGATGACACATTCTCTCGTCTTTCTAACTTGACCGAGTTATCCCTTGTCCGAAACTCTCTCCAGACCCCACCTGTAAACTTGCCCAGTGCCCATCTTCAGCGCCTGTCTCTACAGGAAAATGCCCTCACCCATATGCCACGTGGGTCCTTGGATGGCATGCACAGGCTACAGAGGCTGGACCTGTCAGGAAACAACCTGACCACCCTGCCAAAGGGACTGTTCAAAGACTTGGACAGCTTGGGTCAACTGTTGGTGCGAGGTAATCCTTGGCACTGTGGCTGCAACCTGCGATGGTTGTATGATTGGCTGCATGCCCGTGGTAACACCATCACTGTCAGAGGTCTCACTTGCCATGGACCTGACAGAGTGCGAGACATGGCTATGATAGACCTGACCAGCGAGATGGACGAATGTGAAGTGGTGAGGACAGCAGGGACCAGAGACAGAGTGGGTGGAGTTGGAGTAGATAGCTCTACTACTAACACCCCTCCACAGGGCTCACTCTTCACCCTTCGCTCAAAACGTCCTGGATTGGGGCTTCCTGACTCTGGTTTAGACTACACTCTTAGCAGCAGTGGTGTGGGGAAGAGCCTGGCCCTCAATGTGAAGCCTCTCTCCCACAACAGTGTCCGTGTCACCTGGAGCGTGGCCCAGCCCAGCTCCTCTTTCAGGCTGAGCTGGCTGCGACAGGGCACCGGAAATGCCATGGGATCGATCACAGAGACGTTAGTCCGGGGGGACCGTCGAGAGTACCTGCTTACCTCGTTGCAACCACATTCGAGCTACATCATCTGCATGGTGCCCCTGCCTGCTAGTTCAGAAAGTAAAGGGGCAATTTCTGGAGATGCTGACTCTGATGAAGCTCTGGTGTGCGCAAAAGCTGAAACATCAGACCAAAGCCCattggaggaggaagaggataaAGATTCAAAGCAAATGACAACATTGCCATTGGCAGGGATTATTGGTGGGGCTTCCGCCATTGTGTCTTTGGCTCTTATTTTGGGCATCTTCTGTTGGTATGGACATAGGTCTGGGAAATTGTGTTCCCGCGACCACTACACTCGCAACAGCTCTCGAAAAAGCAAAACCTATGATGATTACATTGAGTCAGGCACCAAGAAGGACACTACAATCTTGGAGATCCGTGGCCCCGGATTCCAGATGACACCATTGGCGGCTTGCCAGCCAATGCAGCCTAAACCCCTACGAGAGGATTACATCGTTCATACCATATTCCCCTCCAATGGCACTGGCCTGTACAAAGGTGACAACCATGTCTCTAATGCAGGACATGGCACCAACCGTGGCTATAGAGAAGGAGGAATCCCAGATATAGACTACTGTTACACATGA